One genomic segment of Chryseobacterium phocaeense includes these proteins:
- a CDS encoding T9SS type B sorting domain-containing protein: MKKTLLLLILFIAQVFYAQSDCVSAIPICGNSELSYTPSGPGSVLENTATNGCLDDNENFSVWYTFTIATSGTLTFTIDPNVNSDDYDFAVYGPTTNGCTSLNTNNVFVKPVRCNYYGSIPTGNTGLTLTLPPPPPPNTNGNAGNDDEWSPYMEVLAGETYYLVIDNFRSSPDGFKMIWGGTATLSSAFNDPVLAPNPFIPPGIPGAAPTDPTTVMVCGLPSQFNFNTLTTGIINGNSPNFKVTYHDNVNDVVTGDDPLNIATVNAATTYYYRIRYLDPDNPDNVINKCFISGKFKFVNASITATNATIFACNNDSEGTGKFDLTTANVFAGGTKKYYPTLADLTADTNEITNPTAYISAQKIVYAKVISDFGCTAIANITLTFHPVITLRDATFERCYIENDITRAVFDLTQVEVGAVAGQTKKFYKTLVDAKAETNPITNPSTYLSTNSEVFVRVTNANQCYDIAKITLVVMPPVKSAVLKDKTICAEAKTTLDAGPGFDGYEWSTGETTQAITNVGIGAYWVKLKTGECYTLQNVTVFASKQPVISSVDISNNTITVNATGGTPPYMYSIDGVNWQASNTFSGLPRGDNKIFVKDSYNCNPTQITITVPNLINAITPNGDKVNDDIDYSALSYKNNLVFIVYDRYGNKLYEANKIRDYKWDGTASGKKLPTGTYWYTISWNENDKNSTETKYSGWILLKNKE; encoded by the coding sequence ATGAAAAAAACATTACTTCTTTTAATTTTATTTATCGCGCAGGTGTTTTATGCACAGTCCGATTGTGTTTCGGCCATTCCGATTTGTGGAAACTCTGAGCTTTCATACACTCCATCAGGACCGGGTTCTGTTCTAGAAAACACGGCTACTAACGGATGTCTGGATGATAATGAAAACTTTTCAGTTTGGTATACTTTCACGATAGCAACTTCCGGAACACTTACTTTCACGATAGATCCTAATGTAAATAGCGATGACTACGATTTTGCAGTTTACGGTCCTACCACAAACGGATGTACTTCTTTAAATACAAACAATGTTTTTGTAAAGCCGGTAAGATGTAATTATTATGGAAGTATTCCAACCGGTAATACCGGATTGACATTAACCCTTCCGCCACCGCCACCGCCTAACACCAACGGAAATGCAGGAAACGATGACGAATGGAGCCCATATATGGAAGTACTGGCCGGAGAAACCTATTATCTGGTTATTGACAACTTCAGAAGTTCTCCGGATGGATTTAAGATGATCTGGGGAGGGACTGCTACCTTAAGTTCTGCGTTCAACGATCCCGTTCTTGCTCCTAATCCTTTTATTCCGCCAGGAATTCCGGGAGCTGCACCAACAGATCCAACGACGGTTATGGTATGCGGACTTCCATCACAATTTAATTTCAATACGCTTACCACAGGGATCATTAATGGGAACAGCCCTAACTTCAAAGTTACTTACCATGATAATGTAAATGATGTAGTGACAGGAGATGACCCGCTTAACATTGCAACAGTAAATGCGGCAACAACCTATTACTACAGAATCCGGTATCTGGATCCTGATAACCCGGACAACGTGATCAACAAATGCTTCATAAGCGGGAAGTTTAAATTTGTGAATGCAAGTATAACCGCAACAAATGCAACTATTTTCGCATGTAATAATGACAGTGAAGGAACCGGGAAGTTTGACCTTACTACCGCCAATGTATTTGCAGGTGGTACAAAAAAATACTATCCTACGCTTGCAGATCTTACTGCCGACACCAATGAGATTACAAATCCTACCGCTTATATTTCAGCTCAAAAAATAGTGTATGCTAAGGTGATCTCTGACTTTGGATGTACTGCGATAGCCAATATTACCCTTACATTCCATCCGGTAATCACTTTAAGAGATGCAACGTTTGAAAGATGTTATATTGAAAACGATATCACCCGTGCCGTATTTGACCTTACCCAGGTTGAAGTTGGAGCAGTAGCAGGACAAACAAAGAAATTCTATAAAACTTTGGTTGATGCCAAGGCAGAAACCAACCCTATTACCAATCCTTCCACTTACCTTTCTACGAACTCAGAAGTTTTTGTAAGAGTAACCAATGCTAACCAGTGTTACGACATTGCCAAGATCACATTAGTGGTAATGCCTCCGGTAAAATCTGCAGTTCTTAAAGATAAAACCATCTGTGCTGAAGCTAAAACCACACTGGATGCAGGACCGGGATTTGACGGATATGAATGGAGCACCGGGGAAACTACACAGGCGATCACCAACGTTGGAATAGGCGCATATTGGGTAAAACTGAAAACCGGAGAATGTTATACGCTACAGAATGTAACGGTTTTCGCTTCCAAGCAGCCGGTTATTTCAAGTGTAGACATCAGCAACAATACGATTACAGTGAATGCTACAGGTGGAACTCCTCCATACATGTATTCAATAGACGGTGTTAACTGGCAGGCATCTAATACCTTCAGCGGACTTCCAAGAGGAGACAACAAAATATTCGTGAAGGATTCCTACAACTGTAACCCTACCCAGATCACCATTACAGTACCGAACCTGATCAATGCGATTACTCCGAACGGGGATAAGGTAAATGATGATATCGATTATTCTGCTCTGTCTTATAAGAATAATCTTGTATTCATTGTATATGACAGGTATGGAAATAAGCTTTACGAAGCCAATAAAATAAGAGATTATAAATGGGACGGAACCGCTTCCGGCAAAAAACTCCCTACCGGAACGTACTGGTATACGATCTCATGGAATGAAAATGACAAGAACAGTACTGAAACGAAATATTCAGGATGGATCCTGTTAAAGAATAAAGAATAA
- a CDS encoding T9SS type B sorting domain-containing protein produces MKKALLVFLIICSRILYAQSDCISAISICGNSDISYTPSGPGNVLEGIGANSCLSDTDNEHFSVWYSFTAATSGTLAFTIDPNVNGDDYDFAVYGPTTNGCTSLNNNNIFVTPLRCNYWGGTTTGNTGLSLTIPPPPPPNTNGMGGNQSEWSPHMVVNAGETYYLVVDNFRSSPDGFSLTWTGTASLSSAFNDPTLAPFPFVTPGLPAANPTDPNEVMECSNTTAFDFTTLSAGIINGNSTNFRVTYHKNTNDAITGGNPITAEITNPATTYYYRIVYQDPAHPNNPMNGCFITGKFKFKNASFTLNNATLTNCSNNYSGTSVFDLTTAAIGAQPTHVLKYYPTMFDLNAGTNEITSPAIYQFVSAEGKIFVKATNEFGCTATAEITLKFHPLVTVTEASLRACFHEGNPSIGTFNLSNATVTTLVGATKKYYRSLADAENGTSEITNFLAYDAPTGVVYVKVFNAQGCYSIAKVTLTVLAPVYSSVLQDKIICVEDKTTLDAGPGFNGYEWSTGATTQSINNVAVGTYWVKLKTGDCIAIQHVKVYASEQPVVSNIDISNNTITVNVIGGAPEYKYSMDNINWQDSNVFTNLARGDHQIYVKDAYDCEPIVITVVVPNLINVITPNGDGVNDVIDYSALSGKNGLIFSVFDRYGTKIHQADKSNGYKWDGTVAGKKIPTGTYWYSVTWNENDKKNTPFKFSGWLVVKNRE; encoded by the coding sequence ATGAAAAAAGCATTACTCGTTTTTCTAATCATCTGCTCGCGCATCTTATATGCCCAATCAGACTGTATTAGTGCAATATCTATCTGCGGAAATTCAGATATTTCCTATACCCCTTCCGGACCGGGAAATGTTCTGGAGGGCATTGGTGCGAACTCTTGTCTGAGTGATACCGACAATGAACACTTTTCCGTATGGTACTCATTTACTGCAGCTACATCCGGAACACTGGCATTTACTATTGACCCTAATGTGAATGGTGATGATTATGACTTTGCAGTATACGGCCCTACAACTAACGGCTGTACTTCTCTGAATAATAACAATATTTTTGTAACCCCTCTCAGATGTAACTACTGGGGTGGTACTACCACAGGGAATACAGGATTGTCATTAACAATTCCACCGCCGCCACCTCCAAACACCAATGGTATGGGAGGAAACCAAAGCGAATGGAGTCCGCATATGGTAGTGAACGCAGGTGAAACGTATTATCTGGTAGTAGACAACTTCAGAAGTTCTCCGGATGGGTTCTCATTAACCTGGACAGGAACTGCAAGCTTAAGTTCTGCATTCAACGATCCTACACTGGCACCGTTCCCATTTGTAACTCCGGGACTTCCTGCTGCTAACCCTACAGACCCGAATGAAGTAATGGAGTGTTCTAACACTACAGCATTTGACTTTACCACGCTGAGCGCAGGAATTATCAATGGTAACAGTACTAACTTCCGTGTAACGTATCACAAGAATACCAACGATGCAATTACGGGCGGAAACCCTATTACTGCAGAGATCACAAATCCTGCAACAACCTATTATTACAGAATTGTTTATCAGGATCCTGCACACCCAAACAATCCTATGAACGGCTGTTTCATTACAGGAAAGTTCAAATTTAAAAATGCAAGCTTTACTTTAAATAATGCCACGCTGACCAATTGCAGCAATAATTATTCAGGTACATCTGTATTTGATCTTACCACTGCTGCTATAGGAGCCCAGCCTACACATGTTTTAAAATATTATCCTACGATGTTCGACCTGAATGCAGGGACCAACGAAATTACAAGTCCGGCTATCTATCAGTTTGTATCAGCAGAAGGAAAAATATTTGTGAAGGCAACAAATGAATTCGGATGTACGGCAACAGCGGAAATTACGCTTAAATTCCATCCTCTGGTGACGGTAACCGAAGCTTCTCTAAGAGCGTGTTTCCATGAAGGCAACCCTTCCATAGGAACATTTAATCTGAGCAATGCAACGGTAACAACCCTGGTGGGAGCTACCAAAAAATATTACAGGTCTTTAGCCGATGCGGAAAACGGGACCAGTGAAATTACCAATTTCTTAGCCTATGATGCTCCTACAGGTGTAGTTTACGTAAAAGTATTCAATGCCCAGGGATGTTATTCTATTGCAAAAGTAACGCTGACGGTGCTTGCTCCTGTTTATTCAAGCGTTCTTCAGGATAAAATTATATGTGTTGAAGATAAAACAACACTGGATGCAGGTCCTGGATTCAACGGATATGAATGGAGCACCGGTGCCACTACGCAATCTATCAATAATGTAGCCGTAGGAACTTATTGGGTTAAACTGAAAACAGGTGATTGTATTGCTATACAGCATGTAAAAGTATACGCTTCCGAGCAGCCTGTGGTTTCAAATATTGATATCTCAAATAATACCATCACGGTAAATGTAATCGGAGGAGCTCCGGAATACAAATACTCAATGGATAATATCAACTGGCAGGACTCTAATGTATTCACCAATCTTGCGAGAGGAGATCATCAGATTTATGTAAAAGATGCTTATGACTGCGAACCGATTGTGATCACAGTAGTGGTACCTAACCTTATTAACGTAATCACGCCAAATGGTGACGGTGTAAATGACGTAATTGATTACTCGGCACTTTCCGGGAAAAATGGTCTAATATTCAGTGTGTTTGACAGATACGGAACCAAAATCCATCAGGCTGACAAATCCAACGGATATAAGTGGGACGGAACAGTAGCCGGTAAAAAGATTCCAACAGGAACCTACTGGTATTCTGTAACGTGGAATGAAAATGATAAAAAGAATACGCCATTCAAGTTTTCGGGATGGCTAGTCGTAAAAAATAGAGAATAA